The following are from one region of the Melospiza melodia melodia isolate bMelMel2 chromosome 16, bMelMel2.pri, whole genome shotgun sequence genome:
- the SNX12 gene encoding sorting nexin-12 isoform X2: MSEAAVADTRRLNAKPQDLTDAYGPPSNFLEIDIFNPQTVGMGRARYTSYELRMRTNLPIFKLKESCVRRRYSDFEWLKNELERDSKIVVPPLPGKALKRQLPFRGDEGIFEESFIEERRQGLEQFINKIAGHPLAQNERCLHMFLQEETIDRNYVPGKVRQ, from the exons ATGTCGGAGGCGGCGGTGGCGGACACCCGGCGCCTGAACGCGAAGCCGCAGGACCTCACGGACGCGTACGGGCCGCCCAGCAACTTCCTCGAGATCGACATCTTCAACCCGCAGACCGTGGGCATGGGCCGCGCCAGATACACCAGCTACGAGCTCCGCATGCGG ACAAACCTCCCCATCTTCAAATTGAAGGAGTCGTGTGTGAGGAGACGATACAGCGACTTTGAGTGGCTGAAGAATGAGCTGGAACGAGACAGTAAG ATTGTAGTGCCACCGCTGCCTGGAAAAGCTTTGAAACGACAGCTTCCCTTCCGAGGAGATGAAGGCATCTTTGAGGAGTCCTTCATCGAGGAGCGGAGACAGGGCCTAGAACAGTTTATTAACAA AATTGCTGGACACCCACTGGCACAGAACGAGCGCTGCTTACATATGTTCCTGCAAGAGGAGACTATTGATAGGAATTACGTCCCAGGGAAAGTGCGCCAGTAG
- the LOC134425888 gene encoding nascent polypeptide-associated complex subunit alpha, muscle-specific form-like — MWRPESQPGPGSPDCPDLLQHVPALRSPVTPLYLSFFEEECRAIVTQLRRGAAAEPSPGPGELSGLQPKPPGPATSTPLPLPSHGRLPDSSAGDCKAAAAPGPAPAPGEPGSLPQPAAGGSPGARPARKPAVSRRARRGPELPSGGGPGTPARSPAPAPLARSAAPSCRLALPRARASLGLQLPAAGTGRGAWETRLLRPPGTRLKLTSPARSRLPRASGASQQAQPSSLPRLAPRARAVKSNSAPARCLARSREAPAAKVGSCKQPSSKLSTGIPTVASCSSLRPPEKVISFKRFGLNRESTTEELVCNRTRELKENDESKERLVAASIDLGASRNDQTWEYEKSSLSSELAPGLTSGGEDAFPAEQSAGDQLSQELERVKKELERVKKVLERVKGELADKTAQCEAYEQTIRAAGMFPHCGEPSLLGRLQGCSSGPLRAVRWEGYSSWPLPGVRG, encoded by the exons ATGTGGCGACCGGAGTCGCAGCCCGGCCCCGGCTCGCCGGACTGCCCTGACCTGCTGCAGCACGTCCCGGCGCTGCGCTCGCCGGTCACCCCGCTGTACCTCAGCTTCTTCGAGGAGGAGTGTCGCGCCATCGTCACCCAGCTGCGCCGCGGGGCGGCCGCGGAGCCCTCCCCGGGCCCGGGGGAGCTCAGCGGGCTGCAGCCCAAGCCCCCCGGGCCCGCCACCTCCACGCCGCTGCCCTTACCGAGCCACGGGCGGCTCCCCGACTCGAGCGCGGGCGATTGCAAGGCCGCTGCTGCCcctggcccggccccggccccgggggaGCCCGGGTCCCTCCCGCAGCCCGCGGCCGGCGGTAGCCCCGGCGCCCGCCCCGCTCGCAAGCCCGCTGTGTCccggcgggcgcggcgcggcccCGAGCTGCCctccggcggcggccccggcacTCCTGCCCGCTCCCCGGCGCCCGCCCCGCTCGCACGCTCCGCGGCCCCGAGCTGCAGGCTCGCTCTGCCCCGCGCACGGGcctcgctggggctgcagctccccgCGGCCGGCACGGGGCGCGGCGCCTGGGAAACGCGGCTCCTGCGGCCCCCAG GGACCAGGCTGAAGCTCACCTCGCCTGCCAGGTCCAGGCTTCCACGTGCCAGCGGGGCTTCGCAGCAGGCACAGCCTTCCAGCCTTCCCAGACTCGCCCCCCGGGCCAGAGCGGTGAAAAGTAATTCTGCACCTGCCAGATGCCTCGCGCGAAGCAGGGAAGCAC ctgctgccaaggTTGGGAGTTGTAAACAGCCCTCTTCAAAGCTTTCTACAGGAATTCCTACTGTGGCTTCCTGCTCCTCACTGCGGCCTCCGGAAAAAGTGATTTCGTTCAAGCGTTTTGGCCTCAATAGAG AATCAACTACAGAAGAGCTGGTGTGCAATAGGACCCGAGAGCTGAAGGAAAATGATGAGAGCAAAGAAAGGCTGGTTGCAGCAAGCATTGACTTGGGAGCAA GTAGAAATGACCAGACATGGGAGTATGAGAAGTCCTCTTTGTCCAGTGAGCTGGCCCCTGGCCTGACTTCAGGGGGTGAAGATGCATTTCCTGCTGAGCAG TCTGCAGGTGATCAGCTGTCCCAGGAACTGGAGCGTGTGAAGAAAGAGCTGGAGCGTGTGAAGAAAGTGCTGGAACGAGTGAAGGGCGAGCTTG CTGACAAGACTGCTCAGTGTGAAGCCTATGAGCAGACAATCAGAGCAGCAGGTATGTTCCCTCACTGTGGTGAGCCCTCACTTCTGGGCAGGCTGCAGGGATGCTCCAGTGGTCCCTTGAGGGCTGTGAGGTGGGAGGGATACagctcatggcctctcccaggGGTCAGGGGCTGA